A genomic window from Halobaculum sp. MBLA0147 includes:
- a CDS encoding winged helix-turn-helix domain-containing protein — MTDTQSAMSPARSSDDFDPKAARRENPSGWFALTRYETVRILIDALIESPPGYRFNKSEMERRTGVSREAIRKHIGFLEDLGVVTEVSNGQHAEYELNMSNAVMKEVIELNAEVGHTLSSEEGPRTVSVGDDDPMEVPTEAVNAGDIDDGDNDGQLFDAPNDESLGVLNAD, encoded by the coding sequence GTGACAGACACTCAGTCAGCAATGAGTCCCGCTCGTAGCTCCGATGACTTCGACCCGAAGGCCGCGCGACGGGAGAATCCAAGCGGGTGGTTCGCCCTGACCAGGTACGAAACGGTCCGTATCCTGATCGATGCGCTAATCGAGTCGCCACCGGGCTACCGATTCAACAAGTCAGAGATGGAACGGCGAACCGGTGTCAGTCGCGAGGCGATTCGAAAACACATCGGGTTCCTCGAGGATCTCGGCGTAGTGACCGAGGTATCGAATGGGCAACACGCCGAGTACGAACTGAACATGAGTAATGCGGTGATGAAGGAGGTGATCGAGCTGAACGCAGAGGTGGGTCACACGCTATCGAGTGAGGAGGGGCCGCGAACGGTGTCTGTCGGGGACGACGATCCCATGGAGGTCCCGACGGAGGCCGTCAATGCGGGCGATATAGACGACGGTGACAATGATGGGCAGCTATTCGATGCACCGAACGATGAGTCTCTAGGAGTTCTCAATGCCGACTAA